Proteins encoded together in one Balaenoptera musculus isolate JJ_BM4_2016_0621 chromosome 6, mBalMus1.pri.v3, whole genome shotgun sequence window:
- the LOC118896405 gene encoding signal peptidase complex catalytic subunit SEC11A-like, which produces MASLDFLDDVQWMNKRQLYYLVLNFGKIVSSALMLRKGLTVRTGSESPAVVLLSGSMERAFHRGAFLFLANRVEDHPVGVEEIVVFSIEGREVPIVHRVLKIHEKQNGPRGFVPYAGIVTILMNDNPKFQCAVLFAGPL; this is translated from the exons ATGGCATCGCTCGATTTTTTGGACGATGTGCAGTGGATGAACAAGCGGCAGCTCTATTATCTAGTCTTAAATTTTGGAAAGATTGTCTCCTCGGCACTAATGCTCCGGAAGGGGTTAACGGTTAGAACCGGAAGTGAAAGTCCAGCTGTGGTGTTGCTCAGCGGCAGCATGGAACGTGCATTCCATAGAGGAGCTTTTCTCTTTCTAGCAAATCGAGTTGAAGATCATCCCGTAGGAGTGGAAGAAATTGTTGTTTTTAGCATAGAAGGAAGAGAGGTTCCTATAGTTCACCGAGTCTTGAAGATTCATGAAAAGCAAAATGGAC CGAGGGGATTTGTTCCTTACGCTGGGATTGTGACGATCCTCATGAATGACAATCCTAAATTTCAGTGTGCAGTACTCTTTGCTGGTCCATTGTGA